In Bacteroidota bacterium, a single genomic region encodes these proteins:
- a CDS encoding HlyC/CorC family transporter → MSSEWIIILISLLCCAFFSGMEIAFLTSNKLRIELENKQNYLPARALSFFLKKPAQFIATCLVGNNISLVIYGLYMAMILEPVIHPYLTSHAGLLIVQTIISTAIVLLTAEFLPKALFRINPNRTLNLFAIPFLVIYWILYPVVLLSIGLSEFLLKKLFKVKLDNDTFVFGRVDLDNYVRQVTSSNEENEELDHEIQIFQNALDFSAVKVRECMVPRTEIVALDVNESIETLRQKFVETHLSKILIYDTSIDHLIGYVHSYELFKKPESIRAVLLPVIIAPESMTANVILSQLIKQRKSMAVVVDEFGGTSGMLTIEDIMEEIFGEIEDEHDKEESVEKVISESEYIFSARLEIDYLNKEYKLHLPESEDYETLGGLILNQHESIPELNEEISMEGFNFVILAVNGRMVEQVKLKVIDD, encoded by the coding sequence ATGTCCTCTGAGTGGATAATTATTCTCATTTCTCTTTTATGTTGCGCCTTTTTTTCAGGAATGGAAATAGCCTTCCTCACGTCCAATAAATTACGTATAGAATTAGAGAATAAACAAAACTATTTGCCGGCTCGCGCACTTTCCTTTTTTTTAAAAAAGCCTGCTCAATTTATTGCAACCTGCCTGGTAGGAAATAATATTTCGCTGGTGATTTATGGATTATACATGGCCATGATTCTAGAACCGGTAATACATCCCTATTTAACTTCTCATGCTGGTTTGCTTATTGTGCAAACTATTATTTCTACTGCTATCGTGCTGCTCACAGCAGAGTTTCTGCCCAAAGCCTTATTTCGTATTAATCCTAACCGTACCTTAAATTTATTTGCCATCCCATTTCTGGTGATTTATTGGATACTTTATCCGGTTGTGCTGCTTTCGATTGGTTTATCGGAATTTTTGTTGAAGAAGTTATTTAAAGTCAAGCTAGACAATGATACCTTTGTTTTTGGTCGCGTCGACTTAGATAATTATGTGCGTCAGGTTACCTCCAGCAATGAAGAAAACGAGGAGCTGGATCATGAAATACAAATTTTTCAGAATGCACTCGATTTTTCGGCGGTAAAAGTGCGCGAATGCATGGTTCCGCGTACCGAAATTGTGGCACTTGATGTCAACGAATCGATTGAAACCTTGCGTCAAAAATTTGTGGAAACGCACCTCTCCAAAATTTTAATCTACGATACAAGCATCGACCATTTAATTGGTTATGTGCATTCGTATGAATTATTTAAGAAACCGGAAAGTATCCGCGCTGTTTTGCTTCCTGTAATCATTGCCCCCGAATCCATGACAGCCAATGTAATTTTATCACAGCTCATAAAACAGCGCAAAAGCATGGCAGTAGTGGTCGATGAATTTGGTGGGACTTCAGGAATGCTTACCATTGAAGATATCATGGAAGAAATTTTTGGGGAGATTGAAGACGAGCACGACAAAGAAGAATCCGTCGAAAAAGTAATCAGCGAATCAGAGTACATATTTTCGGCACGCCTCGAAATCGATTACCTCAACAAAGAATACAAGTTGCATTTGCCCGAAAGTGAAGATTATGAAACCCTTGGCGGACTAATTCTTAACCAGCACGAAAGCATCCCCGAACTAAACGAAGAAATAAGCATGGAAGGCTTTAATTTCGTAATCCTTGCCGTAAATGGCCGTATGGTCGAGCAAGTCAAATTAAAGGTTATAGATGATTAG
- a CDS encoding 6-carboxytetrahydropterin synthase codes for MGYIRITKRFYFEMAHALYGYDGPCKNVHGHSYRLHVTVKGKVISNPNHPKLGMIMDFKDLKNIVKPIVDELDHATALNANSPHKDLSLNNLLFQKLVLLPYQPTCENLLLDIAHRIKGQLPEHITLHHLLLQETPSSYAEWFADDN; via the coding sequence ATGGGATACATTCGAATTACCAAACGATTTTATTTTGAAATGGCACATGCCCTGTATGGGTATGACGGACCGTGCAAAAATGTGCATGGTCATTCGTATCGTCTTCACGTAACAGTAAAGGGCAAGGTTATTTCAAATCCCAATCACCCTAAATTGGGAATGATTATGGACTTTAAAGACCTAAAAAATATCGTAAAGCCCATAGTGGATGAGCTCGACCATGCTACTGCGTTGAATGCAAATTCACCACATAAAGACCTTTCTCTTAATAATTTATTGTTTCAAAAATTGGTGTTATTGCCTTATCAGCCTACTTGCGAAAATTTGTTGTTGGATATTGCACACCGCATCAAAGGCCAGTTGCCGGAGCACATCACATTGCATCACCTGCTCCTTCAAGAAACACCAAGTTCATACGCAGAGTGGTTTGCCGACGACAATTAA
- a CDS encoding alpha/beta hydrolase: MNKNRYQQKEMEFISSYGLTTNEHFISISETGKKVRVLEMGSGPALLCIHGNPNAGLTWLPLVSELKNFRCLLLDRPGCGLSDEISYKNLGTETHTKIVVNTIEAVLDYFKLRSVNLLGSSNGSDWTLLFALHKPERVMKMIHEGCPGFIEDMLLVPSMKMMDSKLMLWMIPRLPSSVFMTKSILKQIGHSYSVNNNKITQNYFEWYVTLANSTRTIINDFAYSGAVYTGGKGKIAPSFIISNEKLKGIRNETLVLWGTDDPFGGDAVAQKFTTAFPVANLKLFANSGHLPWLDQPLQHAKAIAEFLSAKAD; the protein is encoded by the coding sequence ATGAACAAAAACAGGTATCAACAAAAGGAAATGGAATTCATTAGCAGTTACGGGCTAACAACTAATGAGCATTTTATTTCAATATCAGAAACAGGCAAAAAAGTGAGGGTGCTCGAAATGGGATCGGGTCCGGCTTTGCTTTGCATTCATGGTAATCCAAATGCAGGGCTCACCTGGTTACCCCTCGTAAGCGAGTTGAAAAATTTCAGATGCCTGCTCCTTGACCGGCCGGGTTGTGGACTGAGTGATGAGATCAGCTATAAAAATCTGGGTACAGAAACGCATACAAAGATTGTAGTAAATACCATTGAGGCGGTACTCGATTATTTCAAATTGAGGTCTGTGAACCTGCTTGGAAGTTCGAACGGGAGCGACTGGACTTTATTATTTGCACTGCATAAGCCTGAAAGAGTTATGAAGATGATACATGAAGGCTGCCCCGGATTCATTGAAGACATGTTACTAGTCCCCTCTATGAAGATGATGGACAGCAAGCTGATGTTGTGGATGATTCCGCGTTTGCCCTCCAGTGTTTTTATGACCAAATCAATACTGAAACAGATAGGACACAGCTATTCTGTCAACAATAATAAAATAACTCAAAATTATTTCGAGTGGTATGTTACGCTTGCGAATTCTACGCGAACCATAATTAATGACTTTGCTTATTCAGGAGCTGTATACACGGGCGGTAAAGGAAAAATAGCGCCCTCATTTATTATCTCGAATGAAAAATTAAAAGGTATACGAAATGAAACACTTGTCCTTTGGGGAACAGATGATCCATTCGGAGGTGATGCGGTAGCACAAAAATTTACAACAGCGTTTCCGGTTGCAAATTTGAAACTGTTTGCAAATAGCGGCCACTTACCCTGGCTTGATCAGCCTTTGCAACATGCTAAAGCGATTGCAGAATTCTTATCTGCTAAGGCTGATTAA
- a CDS encoding T9SS type A sorting domain-containing protein, with the protein MFNFKGIRGIYKLAYWGYNQTCYYTSADSIDLNCTIKTSQTNIPCYGNQNGKIIVTATGFPPFTYYYDGIVSLLNQKNNFAAGTHAVKVMDAMGGIDSLIVTNTSPSPILSSHQIQNTFCVACANGSITINAGGGVPPYTYTRFPLYGTIDANTISNLPSCILYVCVADSNNCSICIHDTILENPLSILGKDRELLDVEVFPNLFSEYTMIYVDQKIVNAKSTFVLTDALGKMVKELSIDKTETIFLRKDLAVGTYFYKIISNGEFVKTGLLVVEN; encoded by the coding sequence GTGTTTAATTTCAAAGGTATTCGTGGTATCTATAAATTAGCTTATTGGGGGTATAACCAAACTTGTTATTATACCTCTGCAGACTCTATTGACCTTAACTGTACAATAAAAACCTCTCAAACAAACATACCTTGTTATGGAAACCAGAACGGTAAAATCATTGTTACTGCCACTGGCTTTCCCCCGTTTACCTATTACTATGATGGCATAGTAAGCTTATTGAATCAAAAAAATAATTTTGCAGCAGGGACTCATGCAGTTAAAGTTATGGATGCAATGGGAGGCATTGATTCCCTGATTGTAACTAATACTTCTCCTTCTCCCATCCTTAGCAGTCATCAAATTCAAAATACTTTTTGCGTTGCCTGTGCTAATGGAAGTATAACAATAAACGCAGGCGGTGGAGTTCCTCCCTACACATATACACGCTTTCCCCTTTATGGAACAATTGATGCAAACACTATTTCAAATTTACCATCCTGTATTTTATACGTTTGTGTAGCCGATTCTAATAATTGTTCAATATGTATACATGATACTATTCTGGAGAATCCATTATCAATACTAGGCAAGGATAGAGAATTACTTGATGTGGAGGTTTTTCCAAATCTCTTTTCTGAATATACCATGATTTATGTTGATCAAAAAATTGTAAATGCAAAATCAACTTTTGTTTTAACCGATGCTTTGGGAAAAATGGTAAAGGAACTTTCAATAGACAAAACTGAAACAATTTTTTTAAGAAAGGATTTAGCTGTCGGAACCTATTTTTATAAGATAATAAGTAACGGTGAATTCGTGAAGACTGGATTGCTCGTTGTTGAAAATTAA
- the bamA gene encoding outer membrane protein assembly factor BamA: MFHKFLLFTFLTLFSFVANAQQSIGNTDDVFNPSLSRSYELGGVTVNGTQFLDNNVLINLSGLVIGDKIEVPGEKITKAIKNLWDQNLFSDISVSIDKIQNGTVFLTIDVTELPRLARFSFSGLKKSDADDIREKIKLIKGKIVNENLIVTTRNKVKEYFIDKGFLNTTVTVEQKNDTTQANSVILYINVRKGKKVKIHDIIFEGNTSIISRKLRKAMKDTKRKKWYTFYNTSKYIAETYEKDKAHVIDKYNSEGFRDAKIIEDTVYKHSKNRLDIKIKIEEGKKYYFRNITWIGNSKHTTKELSSILGIKRGDVFDQSLLDQRLQMNQEGRDVSSLYMDDGYLFFSVTPIEILVENDSIDFEMRIYEGKQATINKVTVIGNTKTNDRVIMREIRTKPGQLFSRADIIRSQRELAQLSYFDAEKLGVNPKPNPVDGTVDIEYVVEEKPSDQIELSGGWGNKTVVGTLGVSFNNFSTRNFLKKNTWRPLPAGDGQTLSIRAQSNGLQYQSYNLSFVEPWLGGKKPNSFSVSAYYSVLSNALKRSDPERRSLNIYNLSMGLGKRLQVPDDYFTFYNEINYQYYVLNNYNIGVFSVANGFFNNLSYRANLSRNSIDAPIYPRKGSQLTASLQITPPYSLMRKKDKDGNEIDYATASEQERYRFIEYHKWKFTASWFTPLDKDQKLVLNTKAGFGFLGMFNSKIGTSPFERFYLGGSGLSGFSQFDGREIIALRGYDDGAVSPSTGASAIAKYTMELRYPVSLNPSATIYGLVFAEAGNSWGSIKQFKPFEVKRQAGAGVRIFLPMFGLLGLDYGWGFDDIPGRSDTGGGKGRFNFTIGANLGDL; this comes from the coding sequence ATGTTTCATAAATTCCTCCTTTTTACTTTTTTAACCCTGTTTTCATTTGTAGCAAACGCCCAACAAAGTATAGGAAATACAGACGATGTGTTTAATCCAAGCCTTTCGCGCAGTTACGAATTAGGTGGAGTAACTGTAAATGGCACACAGTTTCTCGATAACAATGTCCTAATCAACCTTTCGGGACTGGTAATTGGTGATAAAATTGAAGTGCCGGGCGAAAAAATTACCAAAGCCATCAAAAATTTATGGGATCAAAACCTGTTTTCAGATATTTCTGTCTCTATCGATAAAATTCAAAATGGAACCGTATTTCTTACGATTGATGTAACGGAACTTCCACGATTGGCTAGGTTTTCATTTAGCGGATTAAAAAAATCGGATGCGGACGATATCCGCGAAAAAATTAAATTAATTAAAGGAAAAATTGTAAACGAAAACCTTATCGTTACCACCCGTAACAAAGTGAAGGAATATTTTATCGATAAAGGGTTCTTGAATACTACCGTTACTGTTGAACAAAAAAATGATACCACACAAGCCAACAGTGTTATACTCTACATCAATGTTCGCAAAGGAAAAAAGGTAAAAATTCACGACATTATTTTTGAAGGAAATACTTCCATCATTTCCCGAAAATTGCGCAAAGCCATGAAGGATACAAAGCGCAAAAAATGGTATACATTTTACAATACTTCAAAATACATTGCCGAAACGTATGAAAAGGACAAAGCGCACGTGATTGATAAGTACAACAGTGAAGGATTTAGAGATGCAAAAATTATTGAAGATACTGTTTACAAGCATTCCAAAAATCGACTCGATATCAAAATCAAAATAGAGGAAGGGAAAAAATACTATTTCCGCAATATTACATGGATTGGAAATTCAAAGCATACCACTAAGGAATTAAGTTCTATCCTGGGCATTAAACGTGGCGATGTGTTTGATCAATCACTGCTCGATCAGCGTTTACAAATGAATCAGGAAGGGAGAGATGTTTCCTCCTTGTATATGGATGATGGTTATTTATTCTTCTCTGTTACCCCAATTGAAATATTAGTAGAAAATGATTCCATCGATTTCGAGATGCGCATTTATGAAGGGAAGCAGGCCACTATCAACAAAGTAACAGTTATCGGAAATACCAAAACAAACGACCGCGTAATTATGCGTGAAATTCGCACCAAACCGGGACAATTATTTAGTCGTGCCGATATTATCCGTTCACAACGGGAGTTGGCGCAATTGAGCTATTTTGATGCTGAAAAATTGGGTGTTAACCCTAAGCCCAATCCGGTAGATGGGACTGTTGATATAGAGTATGTAGTTGAAGAAAAGCCAAGCGATCAAATTGAGCTTTCGGGAGGTTGGGGAAATAAAACGGTTGTAGGAACGCTCGGTGTTTCTTTCAATAACTTTTCGACCCGCAATTTTTTAAAGAAAAATACTTGGCGACCTTTGCCTGCCGGCGATGGTCAAACCCTTAGTATTCGTGCGCAATCAAATGGATTGCAGTACCAAAGCTACAACCTCTCTTTTGTGGAGCCTTGGTTAGGAGGTAAAAAGCCAAACTCATTCAGTGTTTCTGCCTATTATTCTGTTTTGTCGAACGCACTTAAGCGCAGCGATCCGGAACGCAGGTCGCTCAATATTTACAACCTCAGCATGGGTTTAGGAAAGCGTTTGCAAGTACCGGATGATTATTTTACTTTTTATAACGAAATCAATTATCAATACTATGTGTTAAACAATTATAACATTGGTGTTTTTTCGGTGGCAAACGGGTTCTTTAATAATTTAAGTTATAGAGCAAATTTATCACGTAATTCAATTGATGCGCCTATTTATCCCCGCAAAGGCTCACAACTTACCGCTTCCTTACAAATTACACCTCCTTATTCCTTGATGCGAAAAAAAGATAAGGATGGAAACGAAATTGATTATGCTACTGCCAGTGAGCAAGAGCGTTATCGTTTTATCGAGTACCATAAATGGAAATTTACAGCATCTTGGTTTACCCCTTTGGATAAGGATCAAAAATTGGTGCTTAACACCAAAGCAGGATTCGGTTTCTTAGGCATGTTTAACAGTAAAATCGGTACTTCTCCTTTTGAGCGTTTTTATTTAGGAGGTAGCGGATTAAGTGGATTTTCGCAATTCGATGGTCGAGAAATCATTGCTTTGCGCGGATACGATGACGGGGCAGTTTCGCCTTCCACCGGAGCCAGTGCAATTGCCAAGTATACTATGGAATTAAGGTATCCCGTTTCACTAAACCCGAGTGCCACTATTTATGGTCTGGTATTTGCCGAAGCCGGAAATTCCTGGGGGAGCATTAAACAGTTTAAACCCTTTGAAGTCAAACGTCAGGCAGGAGCTGGGGTTCGTATCTTTTTGCCGATGTTTGGATTGCTTGGATTAGATTATGGCTGGGGCTTCGATGATATTCCCGGTCGCAGCGATACAGGCGGTGGAAAAGGGCGATTTAACTTCACCATTGGTGCGAACCTGGGAGACTTATAA
- a CDS encoding T9SS type A sorting domain-containing protein — protein sequence MKKIATLIIIALASTTLFAQPCTPNTKSIKFDGTSTVIDLGTAANLAPDSAITVEAWIKPSVFAVSSFQNTIVSKDGWSAGEGGFVLRCGGNGILSFNIAGKSFAGVSNSWKEAVSPAAALPLNTWSHVAGTFDGTTIKCFVNGVQVGSLAYSGTIDKNAQYITRVGRLADNQGASQTRFFNGYIDEVRIWERALSASELVANLNDQINPAGQSRLRGYWRFNEGSGSTTADLGSGNNLGTITGGVWDNAVPFNTAVVSSAISGPSSVAPGTSTNYAVSTHVGSSYNWLVTNGAVSAGQNTSGVTILWGSSGAGSITLIESNGACADTAVLNLWVGTVGISNIDAKKSVSISPNPVKDKAIITFPMADATTVKIMDMLGNEVAVLNSESKGSIVFNRSGIKSGIYFYQISTDRHSIATGKLVIE from the coding sequence ATGAAAAAAATAGCTACACTTATAATTATTGCATTGGCAAGCACTACCCTTTTTGCTCAACCATGTACTCCCAACACTAAGTCAATAAAATTTGATGGAACATCCACCGTAATTGACTTAGGTACTGCCGCTAATTTAGCTCCCGATTCAGCTATTACTGTTGAAGCTTGGATTAAACCAAGTGTGTTTGCAGTGAGTTCCTTTCAAAATACGATTGTTAGCAAGGATGGCTGGAGTGCCGGCGAAGGTGGATTTGTGCTGCGATGTGGCGGAAATGGAATATTATCTTTTAACATTGCCGGAAAAAGTTTTGCAGGCGTTTCCAATAGCTGGAAAGAAGCTGTTTCACCTGCAGCTGCATTGCCTTTAAACACCTGGTCGCATGTGGCCGGTACCTTTGACGGCACTACCATAAAATGCTTTGTAAACGGCGTTCAAGTTGGTTCTTTGGCCTATTCCGGTACAATTGATAAAAATGCGCAATACATTACCCGTGTAGGCCGTTTGGCCGATAATCAAGGTGCATCTCAAACCCGTTTCTTTAATGGATATATTGATGAAGTACGCATTTGGGAGCGCGCATTAAGCGCATCCGAATTAGTTGCAAATTTGAACGATCAAATTAACCCCGCCGGCCAAAGTAGATTACGCGGATATTGGAGATTTAACGAAGGAAGTGGAAGCACCACAGCTGATTTAGGCAGCGGCAACAATTTGGGTACAATAACTGGAGGCGTGTGGGATAATGCTGTTCCATTTAACACAGCTGTAGTATCTAGCGCAATTTCTGGACCTTCATCCGTTGCACCTGGAACAAGCACCAATTATGCAGTGAGCACGCATGTGGGGAGTTCTTACAATTGGTTGGTAACCAATGGAGCTGTTTCTGCCGGGCAAAATACCAGTGGAGTTACTATCCTTTGGGGATCTTCAGGAGCGGGTAGCATTACGTTAATTGAGTCCAATGGAGCCTGTGCTGATACTGCCGTTTTAAATTTATGGGTAGGTACTGTTGGTATTTCCAATATTGATGCTAAAAAAAGTGTTTCCATTTCACCCAATCCTGTGAAAGATAAAGCCATCATCACTTTTCCAATGGCAGATGCTACAACAGTTAAAATAATGGACATGCTTGGAAATGAAGTGGCAGTGTTGAATTCCGAAAGCAAAGGAAGTATCGTCTTTAACCGAAGCGGAATTAAAAGCGGAATTTATTTTTATCAAATAAGCACCGATAGACATTCCATAGCTACCGGTAAACTAGTAATAGAATAA
- a CDS encoding helix-turn-helix transcriptional regulator: MLETNALFEYVGTADTCPELIFSFKGNASSVLIGQSSTTRHFHIDGGVGMIGIVFQPGALYRLTGIPGYLFNNKCQDPQEIFGKRGKEIDGKIANAVDTGERIQLLSDFVLQQQSLLNKDDTFLTSASLLEENPWCANLAVLASSLHLSPRQFERRFKTSTGMSPILFSRIARFKKSLLQAEEKLSDIAYNCGYFDQSHFIRDFKQFYGLRPNQYFSGKIAGAELISSRPA; the protein is encoded by the coding sequence GTGCTCGAAACGAACGCTTTATTTGAATATGTCGGCACAGCAGATACCTGTCCTGAACTAATCTTCAGCTTTAAGGGAAATGCTTCTTCTGTCCTTATTGGACAATCTTCGACAACCCGTCATTTTCATATTGATGGCGGGGTAGGTATGATCGGTATAGTCTTTCAACCAGGAGCGCTTTACCGCCTTACAGGAATACCTGGCTATCTTTTTAATAATAAATGTCAGGATCCTCAGGAAATATTTGGAAAGCGGGGTAAAGAAATTGACGGAAAGATCGCGAATGCAGTAGACACGGGTGAGCGGATACAACTTTTATCAGACTTTGTTTTGCAACAACAAAGTCTTTTGAATAAAGACGATACATTTTTGACAAGTGCCAGCCTTCTTGAGGAAAACCCATGGTGTGCAAACCTGGCTGTGCTTGCTTCGTCTTTGCACCTTTCTCCCAGGCAATTCGAACGGAGGTTCAAGACCAGCACTGGGATGTCGCCTATATTATTTTCGCGCATCGCACGTTTTAAAAAGAGTTTACTCCAAGCCGAAGAAAAGCTCAGCGATATCGCATACAACTGTGGTTATTTTGATCAGTCACATTTTATCCGTGATTTCAAGCAGTTTTACGGGCTGCGCCCCAACCAATACTTTTCAGGTAAGATTGCAGGAGCGGAACTGATTTCTTCACGACCGGCATAG
- a CDS encoding 2-C-methyl-D-erythritol 4-phosphate cytidylyltransferase, with translation MKKFAVIVAGGSGTRMKSVIPKQFMLLAGTPVLMHTLQKFHDFDATIELIVVLPKVQLDEWQVLCSVHSFRIPHRTAVGGETRFHSVQKGLECIEEAGIVAIHDGVRPLVNKSTLLSAYSGALAHGNAVPSIPLSDSIRKIIGTKNEAQVREHFRMIQTPQCFQVDVIKKAYSLPFQASFTDCASVLEAAGGAINLVEGNVENIKITNPADLIFAEQLITK, from the coding sequence ATGAAAAAGTTTGCCGTAATTGTTGCCGGTGGGAGCGGAACTCGCATGAAATCAGTAATACCAAAGCAATTTATGCTCTTAGCAGGTACGCCGGTATTGATGCATACCTTGCAAAAGTTTCACGATTTTGATGCAACTATTGAACTAATTGTGGTTTTGCCGAAAGTGCAATTGGACGAGTGGCAAGTACTTTGTTCGGTGCATTCTTTTCGAATCCCGCACCGCACTGCTGTCGGCGGAGAAACGCGTTTTCATTCGGTTCAAAAAGGATTGGAATGTATTGAGGAGGCAGGAATAGTAGCCATCCACGATGGAGTTCGACCTTTGGTAAATAAGTCTACTTTATTAAGTGCTTATAGCGGCGCGCTTGCGCATGGAAATGCTGTACCAAGTATTCCGCTGAGTGATTCCATTCGGAAAATAATTGGAACTAAAAATGAAGCTCAGGTGCGGGAACATTTCCGGATGATTCAGACACCACAGTGTTTTCAAGTGGATGTGATAAAAAAAGCTTACTCCCTCCCCTTTCAGGCATCGTTTACTGATTGTGCATCGGTGTTGGAAGCTGCCGGTGGTGCAATTAATTTGGTGGAAGGGAATGTGGAGAATATTAAAATTACGAATCCGGCGGATTTGATTTTTGCGGAACAGTTGATTACTAAGTAA
- a CDS encoding isoprenyl transferase, with translation MNNLDKLVKDKLPQHIAVIMDGNGRWAKKQGEERVFGHQNGVVAVKDTVEGAAEIGIKFLTLYAFSTENWNRPQNEVDALMSLLISTISKETATLTKNNIRLQAIGDLKSLPGDCYNELMEAIEVTSKNTRMTLVLALSYSSKWEITNALKQIASKIEKHELSATDVNESLIESMLCTLNIPDPELLIRTSGEHRISNFLLWQIAYAEFYFTDKLWPDFRKQDLVDAILDYQNRERRFGKTSEQISIQ, from the coding sequence ATGAATAACCTGGATAAATTAGTAAAAGATAAACTGCCGCAACACATTGCCGTAATTATGGATGGCAATGGCCGATGGGCTAAAAAGCAGGGAGAAGAGCGGGTTTTTGGACATCAAAATGGTGTGGTTGCAGTAAAAGATACGGTGGAAGGAGCAGCTGAAATTGGGATTAAGTTTTTAACACTTTATGCTTTCAGTACCGAAAACTGGAACCGTCCTCAAAATGAAGTGGATGCATTGATGTCGCTTTTAATTAGCACCATCAGCAAGGAAACAGCTACGCTAACCAAAAACAACATCCGCCTACAGGCAATTGGTGATTTAAAAAGCTTACCCGGCGATTGCTATAACGAACTAATGGAAGCTATTGAAGTTACTTCCAAAAACACCCGTATGACTCTAGTATTGGCGTTAAGTTATAGCTCAAAGTGGGAAATAACCAATGCCCTCAAACAAATTGCAAGTAAAATCGAAAAGCATGAACTAAGCGCTACTGATGTAAATGAAAGCCTTATTGAATCGATGCTTTGCACCCTAAATATTCCTGACCCCGAATTATTAATCCGCACCAGCGGCGAGCATCGGATTAGTAATTTTTTGCTTTGGCAGATTGCTTATGCTGAGTTTTATTTTACCGATAAGCTATGGCCCGATTTCCGCAAGCAAGACCTGGTTGATGCAATTCTTGATTACCAAAACCGCGAACGCAGATTTGGCAAAACCAGTGAACAAATTTCTATACAGTAA
- a CDS encoding alpha/beta fold hydrolase, producing MRNRILYLFIGLLLSHQAFSQAFKHPEGKFYKINGSNLWVELLGKGDPLFIISGGPGGAHSGMHNFDPMQDSATLVYIDNFGRGKSDTAKVVSEYSLARDVSDIEGLRIALHYDKINILGHSYGSIVAQQYAVDFPDRLKHLIIANGFFSGEMWQENDNNSNHEIKENYPEVWERLMKVRANGAHSSSKEHQKIYSEVPYGFLYAYNPEKFRTSLDPDYPNQLNTKLYYQMVGDDGDFIIGGDVGNFDVRTKLRDLKMPVFVAAGRYDRVSVPIFAVQYKKYCPQAKFVMFEHSGHNPQVEEPDAYFKLLRAFLRN from the coding sequence ATGAGAAATCGAATACTTTATTTATTCATTGGCTTATTACTTTCCCACCAAGCTTTTAGTCAGGCTTTTAAACATCCCGAAGGAAAATTCTATAAAATAAATGGTTCCAATTTATGGGTTGAATTGTTGGGAAAAGGGGACCCGCTTTTTATTATCAGCGGTGGTCCGGGTGGCGCACATTCAGGGATGCATAATTTTGATCCCATGCAAGATTCGGCAACATTGGTATATATCGATAATTTTGGCCGAGGTAAATCGGATACAGCTAAAGTGGTAAGTGAATACAGCTTAGCGCGCGATGTAAGCGATATCGAAGGCTTACGCATCGCTTTGCATTACGATAAAATTAATATTCTTGGTCATTCTTATGGAAGCATTGTGGCACAACAATATGCCGTGGATTTTCCGGATCGCCTCAAACATTTAATTATTGCTAATGGTTTTTTTAGTGGTGAAATGTGGCAAGAAAACGACAATAACAGCAACCATGAAATAAAGGAAAATTATCCCGAAGTGTGGGAACGTCTTATGAAAGTGAGAGCCAATGGCGCACATTCCAGTAGTAAAGAACATCAAAAAATATATAGCGAAGTGCCCTATGGTTTCTTATACGCGTATAATCCCGAAAAATTTCGAACCAGTTTGGATCCCGATTACCCCAATCAGCTGAACACCAAATTATACTACCAAATGGTTGGCGATGATGGTGATTTTATTATTGGTGGGGATGTTGGAAATTTTGATGTACGTACAAAATTAAGAGACTTGAAAATGCCGGTCTTTGTGGCTGCCGGAAGATACGACAGAGTTTCGGTGCCAATTTTTGCAGTACAATACAAAAAATATTGCCCCCAAGCTAAATTTGTAATGTTCGAACATTCAGGGCATAATCCACAAGTGGAAGAGCCAGATGCCTATTTTAAATTGTTGCGCGCTTTTTTGCGGAACTAA